One genomic region from Spirosoma sp. KCTC 42546 encodes:
- a CDS encoding nitrite/sulfite reductase — protein MSIQLTDNVSTAARRDILDLAQKIGSFQQGDIADEAFRKFRLTRGVYGQRQPGVQMIRIKLPHGRITADQLVRIADLSDKYATGNLHATTRQDIQLHFVKLADSPQLWADLEDAGITLKEACGNTVRNVTGSARAGVDPLEPFDITPYAHAIFDYFLRNPICQDMGRKFKISLSSSEKDSAYGYMHDVGLVARTQNGQRGFKVMLGGGLGAQPFSAQTAFEFLEEDRVIPFIEGVIRVFDRYGERQKRHKARMKYLLNDIGLEELLRRIADETPALRVKSYEVGETSGNSLFATPPAARPDAPAPNVLSGNEGFERWLKTNVFEQKQAGWYAVQLRVLLGDMHSDTARALAQIVNQYAADDIRVTVNQGYLLRFVKPEDLPAIYEALNALGLADPGFDTTADITTCPGTDTCNLAISSSYGITRALETMMHDEFPDLVFNDDIKIKISGCMNGCGQHSVANIGYHGSSLKNGAYVLPALQVLLGGGFNGKGEGLIADKVIKIPAKRGPDSLRYLLRDFEANSFDGEYYSDYYARQGKNYFYQLLKPLADLKTLIDSDYIDWDHTEQYVTEVGIGECASVLIDLVATTLTEASEKLGWAREALAESRWSDALYHTYNVFITGARAALMSRDVPTNTQHGIVSDFDKTFVGEPDFHQVEGEFKALVFSINKQEPSEEFARRFIAQAEAFLQTVQANREAQIEQEGLPELQELTQAQDS, from the coding sequence ATTCGGATCAAGCTCCCCCACGGACGCATCACGGCCGATCAACTGGTTCGTATTGCTGACTTATCGGACAAGTATGCAACGGGCAACCTCCACGCTACTACCCGCCAGGATATCCAGCTGCACTTTGTCAAATTGGCCGATTCGCCCCAACTCTGGGCTGATCTGGAAGATGCGGGCATTACCCTGAAAGAAGCCTGTGGCAACACCGTCCGGAACGTAACCGGTTCGGCACGGGCAGGCGTTGATCCACTAGAGCCGTTTGATATAACCCCCTACGCTCACGCTATATTCGATTATTTCCTGCGTAATCCAATTTGCCAGGATATGGGTCGTAAGTTTAAAATTTCGCTTTCATCCAGCGAGAAAGACTCTGCTTATGGCTATATGCACGATGTTGGGCTAGTTGCCCGCACGCAGAATGGCCAGCGGGGATTCAAAGTAATGCTGGGTGGTGGTTTGGGCGCTCAGCCTTTTTCGGCACAAACCGCATTTGAGTTTCTGGAAGAAGACCGGGTAATTCCGTTTATTGAAGGTGTCATTCGCGTATTCGACCGCTATGGGGAGCGCCAAAAGCGGCATAAAGCCCGGATGAAGTACCTGCTCAATGACATTGGGCTAGAGGAACTGCTCCGTCGGATTGCCGACGAAACACCCGCTTTACGCGTCAAATCGTATGAAGTCGGCGAGACCTCCGGCAATTCGCTCTTTGCAACACCACCAGCCGCTCGTCCGGATGCTCCGGCTCCGAATGTCCTTAGTGGGAACGAAGGTTTTGAGCGCTGGCTGAAAACCAACGTTTTCGAACAGAAGCAGGCGGGATGGTATGCCGTTCAACTCCGGGTGTTACTGGGTGATATGCATTCCGATACAGCCCGTGCTCTGGCACAAATTGTAAACCAGTATGCAGCCGATGATATTCGGGTGACGGTCAATCAAGGGTACTTACTTCGTTTTGTGAAGCCTGAGGATTTACCTGCTATTTATGAAGCCTTGAATGCACTGGGATTAGCTGACCCTGGTTTCGATACCACCGCTGATATTACCACCTGCCCCGGTACGGACACCTGCAATCTGGCCATTTCAAGCAGTTACGGGATTACACGGGCACTGGAAACCATGATGCACGACGAATTCCCGGATCTGGTATTCAACGACGATATCAAAATCAAGATTTCGGGCTGCATGAATGGCTGTGGACAGCACTCGGTGGCCAACATTGGCTATCACGGCTCATCACTCAAAAATGGGGCTTACGTGCTCCCTGCCCTACAAGTGCTGCTCGGGGGCGGTTTCAACGGAAAAGGCGAAGGATTGATTGCCGACAAAGTCATTAAAATCCCGGCTAAACGTGGTCCCGATTCGTTGCGTTATTTACTGCGTGACTTCGAAGCGAATTCATTCGATGGCGAGTACTATAGTGATTACTATGCCCGTCAGGGGAAAAACTACTTTTACCAGTTACTGAAACCACTGGCCGACCTCAAAACTCTCATTGACAGTGATTATATCGATTGGGACCATACGGAACAGTACGTAACGGAGGTTGGTATTGGTGAGTGCGCTAGCGTACTAATCGACCTGGTGGCTACAACCCTGACAGAAGCCAGCGAAAAACTGGGCTGGGCACGGGAAGCCCTTGCGGAAAGTCGCTGGTCCGATGCCTTATACCATACATACAACGTATTTATAACAGGGGCTCGAGCCGCCTTGATGAGTCGGGACGTACCCACTAATACGCAACATGGCATTGTTAGCGATTTCGATAAAACCTTTGTTGGTGAACCGGATTTCCACCAGGTAGAAGGCGAGTTTAAAGCACTGGTGTTCAGTATAAACAAACAGGAGCCGTCGGAAGAGTTTGCCCGCCGATTCATTGCCCAGGCCGAAGCGTTCCTGCAAACCGTTCAAGCCAACCGCGAAGCTCAGATCGAGCAGGAAGGTTTACCCGAACTACAGGAATTAACCCAGGCGCAGGACAGTTAA